A genomic region of Vitreoscilla filiformis contains the following coding sequences:
- a CDS encoding serine O-acetyltransferase codes for MSIHPISATEPDWSREALAPWSWQPAQALLAAIRCWQRHQARPWGPLSWWVCKWAVLRHRFWSVVTGADIPLLCQLGGGLLLPHPNGVVIHPSVVIGPNCLLFQQVTIGATQDGVPTLGGHVDVGAGAKIIGPVRIGDHARIGANAVVTADVPAGATVVGIPARVVASRPRSA; via the coding sequence ATGTCGATTCACCCCATTTCTGCCACCGAGCCTGATTGGTCTCGTGAAGCGCTGGCGCCCTGGAGTTGGCAGCCGGCACAAGCGCTGTTGGCGGCGATCCGTTGCTGGCAACGCCACCAGGCGCGGCCTTGGGGGCCTTTGTCGTGGTGGGTGTGCAAGTGGGCGGTGCTGCGGCACCGTTTTTGGTCGGTCGTGACCGGGGCGGACATTCCCTTGCTCTGCCAGTTGGGCGGTGGGTTGCTGCTGCCCCATCCGAACGGGGTGGTGATTCACCCCTCGGTGGTGATTGGGCCCAATTGCCTGCTGTTCCAGCAAGTGACGATTGGCGCCACGCAGGACGGAGTGCCCACCTTGGGGGGGCATGTCGATGTCGGTGCGGGTGCCAAGATCATCGGCCCGGTGAGGATTGGGGATCATGCGCGCATCGGCGCCAATGCCGTGGTCACAGCGGACGTGCCCGCCGGTGCCACAGTGGTGGGGATTCCGGCGCGTGTGGTGGCATCGCGTCCTCGCTCGGCGTGA
- a CDS encoding ABC transporter substrate-binding protein — translation MHTPPASMWPRRQLLQAVGAGCLASLSPWSHAAKDDEIVIGQSVPLSGVLADTGRDMAMGGKICFDAINSQGGVQGRKIRHVILDDGYDVERTLANTHELLQKHEALALFGFAGTGNIQRLLADKVLANAGVALVGPYTGGEPLRTPYNPWIFHIRASYAEETSAMVKQLVFSGITNIGVFYQDDAFGQSGLQGVVSALAAANLDLTVAASFPKNTELVDSAVQAIAAKSPQAVILIATNRPVAAFLQKYRALSKSALFFNISVVNPKAIVQFAGADARGLSIAQVVPDPNGTKPIAQSYRADLAKFGAGAQVSSSSFEEYVAAKVLIEGLRRAKTLTRAGVIAGLESLERLDLGGHVIGFDPNNRLGSHFVEMASLRSDGRLIR, via the coding sequence ATGCACACTCCCCCAGCATCCATGTGGCCACGCCGTCAACTGCTGCAAGCCGTCGGCGCAGGCTGCCTGGCCAGCCTTTCTCCCTGGAGCCACGCCGCCAAGGATGACGAGATTGTCATCGGTCAATCGGTTCCCCTGAGTGGCGTCCTGGCCGACACTGGCCGCGACATGGCCATGGGTGGCAAGATCTGCTTTGATGCCATCAACAGCCAGGGCGGTGTGCAAGGCCGAAAAATTCGTCATGTGATATTGGACGATGGTTACGACGTCGAGCGTACCCTGGCCAACACCCATGAGCTGCTGCAAAAACACGAGGCACTGGCGTTGTTTGGATTTGCAGGCACCGGCAACATTCAGCGCCTTCTGGCCGACAAGGTGTTGGCCAACGCCGGGGTGGCACTGGTCGGGCCTTACACCGGGGGTGAGCCTTTGCGCACGCCTTACAACCCTTGGATTTTCCACATCCGCGCCAGCTACGCCGAAGAAACATCGGCCATGGTCAAACAACTGGTGTTCAGCGGCATCACCAACATCGGTGTGTTCTACCAAGACGATGCGTTTGGCCAGTCGGGCTTGCAAGGGGTGGTGAGCGCCTTGGCGGCGGCCAATCTGGACCTGACCGTCGCCGCCTCGTTCCCCAAGAATACCGAGTTGGTCGATTCCGCCGTACAAGCCATTGCAGCCAAAAGCCCGCAAGCAGTGATTTTGATCGCCACCAACCGCCCGGTGGCTGCCTTTTTGCAGAAGTACCGTGCGTTGTCCAAGAGCGCCTTGTTCTTCAACATTTCGGTGGTCAACCCCAAAGCGATCGTGCAGTTTGCGGGGGCGGATGCTCGGGGCCTGTCCATTGCCCAGGTGGTGCCGGATCCGAACGGTACCAAACCCATCGCCCAAAGCTACCGGGCCGATTTGGCCAAGTTTGGTGCGGGTGCGCAGGTGTCCAGCTCCAGTTTTGAAGAATATGTGGCAGCCAAGGTGCTGATCGAAGGGCTGCGACGCGCCAAAACCCTGACCCGCGCCGGGGTGATCGCGGGGTTGGAATCGCTGGAACGCCTGGATTTGGGCGGCCACGTCATTGGCTTTGACCCGAACAACCGCTTGGGGTCGCATTTTGTGGAGATGGCTTCGCTGCGCAGCGATGGCCGGCTGATCCGCTGA
- a CDS encoding putative Na+/H+ antiporter, protein MTPTAIQMVGAVLFALALLHSFSTKYFEHLAHTQPRHAGLWHLLGEVEVVFGFWAMVLMLWMFALLGRTEAVAYLDSRNFTEPLFVFAIMVVAGTRPILQLAAALVRQLARFLPLPTGMALYFLLLAFVPLLGSFITEPAAMTLAALMLRDTLFSHPISTRLKYTTLGVLFVNISIGGTLTPFAAPPVLMVAAKWNWDVWFMISHFGWKAAVAVIINAASAMLLFRHELGHMAKRAPANPAEAPVPATVMGVHVLFLALVVVFAHHPAVFIGLFLFFLGFTTAYQRHQSPLILREALLVAFFLGGLVVLGGLQAWWLQPLLMGMDATAVFFGATALTAITDNAALTYLGSLVEGLSQEFKIALVAGAVTGGGLTVIANAPNPAGVAILRGQFDEGAIHPLGLLVGALPPTLVAVLAFQVL, encoded by the coding sequence ATGACCCCCACTGCCATCCAAATGGTCGGCGCGGTGCTGTTTGCACTGGCGCTGCTGCATTCGTTTTCCACCAAGTACTTCGAGCACCTGGCGCACACCCAACCGCGCCATGCGGGGTTGTGGCACTTGTTGGGAGAAGTCGAAGTGGTGTTCGGCTTCTGGGCCATGGTGCTGATGCTGTGGATGTTCGCCCTGCTCGGTCGCACCGAGGCCGTGGCTTATCTGGACTCGCGCAACTTCACCGAACCGTTGTTTGTGTTCGCCATCATGGTGGTGGCTGGCACGCGCCCGATCTTGCAGCTCGCAGCGGCCCTGGTGCGGCAACTGGCCCGCTTCTTACCGCTGCCCACCGGCATGGCGCTGTACTTCTTATTGCTGGCCTTCGTGCCCTTGCTCGGCTCGTTCATCACCGAGCCGGCAGCCATGACGCTGGCCGCCCTCATGCTGCGCGACACCTTGTTCAGCCACCCCATCTCCACCCGGCTCAAGTACACGACCCTGGGGGTGCTGTTCGTCAACATCTCGATCGGCGGCACCCTGACCCCTTTTGCAGCGCCGCCCGTGCTGATGGTGGCCGCCAAGTGGAATTGGGACGTGTGGTTCATGATCAGCCACTTCGGTTGGAAAGCCGCCGTGGCCGTGATCATCAACGCCGCTTCGGCCATGCTGCTGTTCCGCCATGAACTGGGCCACATGGCCAAACGCGCCCCGGCCAACCCCGCAGAAGCCCCGGTCCCCGCGACGGTCATGGGGGTGCATGTGCTGTTTCTGGCCTTGGTGGTGGTGTTCGCCCATCACCCGGCGGTCTTCATCGGGCTGTTTCTGTTCTTCCTGGGCTTCACGACCGCCTACCAGCGCCACCAAAGCCCGTTGATCCTGCGCGAAGCCCTGCTGGTGGCATTCTTTCTGGGTGGCCTGGTGGTGCTGGGCGGCTTGCAAGCTTGGTGGCTGCAACCCCTCTTGATGGGCATGGATGCCACGGCGGTTTTCTTCGGCGCCACCGCCCTGACCGCCATCACGGACAACGCCGCCCTCACCTATTTGGGTTCGTTGGTCGAAGGTTTGAGCCAAGAATTCAAAATTGCCCTGGTTGCGGGGGCCGTCACTGGGGGAGGATTGACGGTGATCGCCAACGCCCCCAACCCCGCTGGGGTGGCGATTCTGCGCGGCCAGTTCGACGAGGGGGCCATTCACCCGCTGGGGCTGCTCGTCGGCGCCCTCCCGCCGACGCTGGTCGCTGTGCTGGCCTTCCAAGTGCTGTAA